In Mucilaginibacter sp. KACC 22063, the genomic stretch GATAATAGAATAAATACCAGGTAGCTGTAACTTAAATTAAGTTCGTCTTTAGCCGGGATAGCCGCTACTACAAAGTATGTAAGTAACGACAGGATAACGTACACCATGCCTCCTGTTAAACCGCCAGACATGGCTGCATTTTTAGGGAAACGTCCCAGGCAATAAGTGAAGTAGTTATTGTAGGTAAATCCGGCGCCAACATGTATTACAAATGCAAAAAACACCATAACATAAATATTGCTGATGAAATGCACACTGATGATCATCAGCGTAACCGTAAGTAGCTGTAGCAGAATATTCACAAATAACTTTCCGAAAAACGGACGGCTGATAAGCGCGCGGCCAATAAAACCGCCCAACATCCAGGCACAACCCAAAATTAGCGAACAGTAACCGGCAACTACCGGCGTAAACTTAAAATGGTGCTCTACAATAAATGGCCCGGTCATGTTGTAAATGATCACCATAGAATAAGCAAAACTCAGCATTAATATGCCAAGGCTAAACGTGGTGGTCTTAATCATCTCTGCATATAGCCCCGCTATTTTTCTTAGGTGAAATTCGGTGCGATGCCTTATGGTTTCTCCGCTATAAATCACCTCAAGCACAGCTATAATGGCCGCCATACCTGCCAGAAAATAAAAGTTAGACTCCCACCCTAACGTGCTTTGAAAATATCCGCCCAGAAACGGCGCAACAATTGGCCCAGCCGACCATATAATGGTAAACATGCTTAGATAATGTTTAAGGCGATCGCCTTCATAAACATCAACAAAATAAGCACGTTTTGCTACCACGATCATGGCTACGGTAATACCATGAATAATTCGCATGGCATAGATCACGTAGATATTATGTGTAAGCGCAATAACAAGGCTTGCCAGCACAAATATGAACAACGCCCCTAAGCTAAATTTGTAACGGCCGTAAGAGTCTAATATACTGCCTAAAAAAAGTTGTGAAACCCCATAGCTGATCAGGAACAGTGTAAGTGTTAACTGAACCTGGATACTGCTGATGTGCATATCGGCACCCATGCTGGGTAAAGAAGGGATGTATATATCAGTAGCAAAGCCAGAAAGCGGCAACAAGGCAAACGCCAGTATGGTTGAAATCCGCCGATCTTTAAGTTGCGGCGTTGTTAAAGCAGGTGTTGAAAGCATTTGCGGGCAAAGGTAGCATTACCTTAAATGCAAATTGTTAAATAAGCGTAAGAATAGCATGACCGTATTTCTACAAATAAATAT encodes the following:
- a CDS encoding MFS transporter; translation: MLSTPALTTPQLKDRRISTILAFALLPLSGFATDIYIPSLPSMGADMHISSIQVQLTLTLFLISYGVSQLFLGSILDSYGRYKFSLGALFIFVLASLVIALTHNIYVIYAMRIIHGITVAMIVVAKRAYFVDVYEGDRLKHYLSMFTIIWSAGPIVAPFLGGYFQSTLGWESNFYFLAGMAAIIAVLEVIYSGETIRHRTEFHLRKIAGLYAEMIKTTTFSLGILMLSFAYSMVIIYNMTGPFIVEHHFKFTPVVAGYCSLILGCAWMLGGFIGRALISRPFFGKLFVNILLQLLTVTLMIISVHFISNIYVMVFFAFVIHVGAGFTYNNYFTYCLGRFPKNAAMSGGLTGGMVYVILSLLTYFVVAAIPAKDELNLSYSYLVFILLSVIVIVVLFQMNKKPKLVNA